In Deltaproteobacteria bacterium, the following are encoded in one genomic region:
- a CDS encoding LysM peptidoglycan-binding domain-containing protein, whose protein sequence is MGAHMRRFSLLLICVLAFAPAQVGAQINSSSQYSFPIPAGLESSIEFWKKIFTEYSLAQLIYFDPQDPSKIYEANDVGPDSRSNEYINGERARIAAANNVDIERVKAQRGVKERTAAGIKRSGRYIAQIQQIFRERGLPAELTYLPIVESSYDNSARSSVGALGIWQFMPATGRQYMRVNAAIDERRDPYDASRAAAAYLKQAYDFLGSWPLAITSYNYGPAGIARAVREVGSNNLVDLIQRYQHPYFGFAPKHFYAEFLAAVEIGSKYDQYFPGLKLEPAAPVQEIQLSANTSVASLIKTSGLSRDELLSWNPALSPAMSIAPAGYRVKLPQDRSSEPPVAVVQAQPTTRQPAVQTQVVHHRVKPGETIFQIARRYNASVQRILQANGLRQARFVRAGALLVIPQA, encoded by the coding sequence ATGGGTGCACATATGAGGCGGTTCTCACTTCTGTTGATATGCGTTTTGGCTTTTGCGCCGGCCCAGGTCGGTGCCCAAATCAATTCGTCCAGTCAGTATTCGTTTCCGATCCCGGCGGGACTCGAGTCATCGATCGAATTCTGGAAAAAGATTTTCACCGAATATAGTCTCGCCCAGTTGATCTACTTCGATCCTCAGGATCCGAGCAAGATCTACGAAGCGAACGATGTCGGCCCAGACAGCCGCAGCAACGAATATATCAATGGCGAGCGCGCCCGCATCGCCGCGGCCAACAACGTCGACATCGAGCGCGTCAAAGCCCAGCGCGGCGTCAAAGAACGCACCGCCGCCGGCATCAAACGCTCGGGCCGATACATCGCCCAGATCCAGCAAATTTTTCGCGAGCGTGGTTTACCGGCGGAGCTGACCTATTTGCCGATCGTCGAATCGTCCTACGACAACAGCGCCCGTTCGTCGGTCGGCGCCTTGGGCATTTGGCAATTCATGCCCGCCACCGGGCGCCAGTACATGCGCGTCAACGCCGCCATCGACGAACGGCGCGATCCCTACGACGCATCTCGCGCCGCCGCGGCCTATTTGAAACAAGCCTACGATTTCTTGGGCAGTTGGCCGCTGGCGATCACGTCTTATAATTACGGCCCCGCCGGCATCGCTCGCGCCGTCCGCGAAGTCGGTTCGAATAACCTCGTCGATCTGATTCAACGTTATCAACATCCCTACTTTGGCTTCGCGCCGAAACACTTTTATGCCGAATTCCTCGCCGCGGTCGAGATCGGCAGCAAGTACGATCAATACTTTCCCGGACTCAAACTCGAGCCGGCGGCGCCCGTGCAAGAAATTCAGCTGAGCGCCAACACTTCAGTCGCTTCGTTGATCAAGACCAGCGGCTTGAGCCGCGACGAGTTGCTCAGTTGGAACCCGGCACTGAGCCCGGCCATGAGCATCGCGCCGGCCGGTTATCGCGTAAAGCTACCGCAAGATCGCAGCAGTGAACCGCCCGTCGCCGTCGTCCAAGCGCAGCCAACGACGCGCCAACCGGCGGTGCAAACTCAGGTAGTGCACCACCGAGTCAAACCGGGTGAGACGATTTTTCAAATCGCCCGCCGTTACAACGCATCGGTGCAGCGCATCTTACAAGCCAACGGCCTGCGCCAAGCCCGCTTCGTCCGGGCCGGCGCGTTGCTGGTGATCCCGCAGGCATAA
- a CDS encoding DoxX family protein, which translates to MRRNLVGGLDLEYSTLVLLAEAVLRAILGWRMLISGVSNVQRWPNPVQTASILFPKGATFFGAAATFLMIVGGFGTAVGFQTPICAVMIIIFLLPTFALHWHWLKVLPTMVPVVQAALKDDKTKNYFRSFDRQSYHAHEVGLRDNLVFVSAAVYFAVKGSAGFGIDNWLSNWVIRFF; encoded by the coding sequence ATGCGGCGAAATTTAGTTGGGGGGTTGGATTTGGAATATTCGACGTTAGTTTTGCTGGCGGAAGCGGTGCTGCGCGCGATCTTGGGTTGGCGCATGTTGATCAGCGGCGTGAGCAATGTCCAGCGCTGGCCCAATCCGGTGCAGACCGCGAGCATCTTGTTTCCCAAGGGCGCGACTTTTTTCGGCGCGGCGGCGACCTTTTTAATGATCGTCGGTGGTTTCGGCACGGCGGTGGGATTTCAGACGCCGATCTGCGCGGTGATGATTATTATTTTTCTGCTGCCGACTTTCGCTCTGCACTGGCATTGGCTCAAAGTGCTGCCGACCATGGTGCCGGTCGTCCAAGCGGCGCTCAAAGACGACAAGACGAAAAATTATTTTCGTTCCTTCGACCGGCAATCCTATCATGCCCACGAAGTCGGCCTGCGCGACAATTTGGTTTTCGTTTCCGCCGCAGTTTATTTCGCCGTCAAAGGCAGCGCCGGCTTCGGCATCGACAATTGGCTCAGTAATTGGGTTATCCGATTCTTCTAA
- a CDS encoding FAD-binding oxidoreductase has protein sequence MKISAEQLTRQLESELGAANVSTEPSTLAAHAVDGKVPALICQPVSAEQLAVALRICNSVRAAVIPWGGGTAMALGNPPRQADVVIATTQLNRLIEHDAANLTVTVQSGMTLNALQAELTKQKQFAPFDAPFPERATLGGIVAANLYGPRRSSWGAVRDLVIGMKVALASGEQIKAGGKVVKNVAGYDMCKLFTGSLGTLGIITELTMRVAPIPEHSASAVAQGSLKQVEELADAINNSKLLPAALFLRGDGEKNWQLAVSFEGFAETVARQLREVDSMAQQLGMRSESLPAQSAQHLWQDLRDLPFAAEQLAFRLTIPRKSLKAMIRARENSQTATTVIAADMALGIIWFAGPANRAFAGEFSRLIELARQERGYAVMFAAPAALKQGVEVWGPTPPAFALMREIKQKFDPQTILNPGRFVAGL, from the coding sequence ATGAAAATCTCCGCCGAGCAACTGACGCGCCAACTCGAAAGCGAACTCGGCGCCGCCAACGTCAGCACCGAACCCAGCACACTGGCGGCCCACGCCGTCGATGGCAAAGTCCCGGCGTTGATTTGCCAACCGGTGTCAGCAGAACAGTTGGCCGTCGCGCTACGAATTTGCAATAGCGTTCGAGCGGCGGTGATTCCCTGGGGCGGCGGCACGGCGATGGCGCTCGGCAATCCGCCGCGCCAAGCCGACGTGGTCATCGCCACGACGCAGTTGAATCGATTGATCGAACACGATGCCGCCAATCTCACCGTTACGGTACAAAGCGGCATGACGCTGAACGCTCTGCAAGCGGAGCTGACGAAGCAAAAACAATTCGCGCCCTTCGATGCGCCGTTTCCCGAACGCGCGACTCTCGGCGGCATAGTCGCGGCGAATTTGTATGGGCCGCGAAGAAGCAGTTGGGGCGCCGTGCGCGATCTGGTGATCGGCATGAAAGTCGCGCTCGCTTCCGGCGAGCAGATCAAAGCCGGCGGCAAAGTCGTCAAGAACGTCGCCGGCTACGACATGTGTAAACTGTTCACCGGTTCGCTCGGCACTTTGGGCATCATCACGGAATTGACGATGCGCGTCGCACCGATTCCAGAGCACAGCGCCAGCGCCGTCGCTCAGGGCAGCTTGAAACAAGTTGAAGAATTAGCCGACGCAATTAACAATTCGAAACTGCTACCCGCCGCACTGTTTCTGCGCGGCGACGGCGAGAAAAATTGGCAGCTCGCGGTCAGCTTCGAAGGATTCGCCGAAACCGTCGCGCGCCAGCTGCGCGAAGTAGATTCCATGGCGCAACAGCTCGGCATGCGTAGCGAATCGCTGCCAGCACAAAGCGCTCAGCATCTCTGGCAAGATCTGCGCGACCTGCCTTTCGCCGCTGAACAGTTGGCTTTTCGCTTGACGATACCGCGAAAATCACTGAAGGCGATGATCCGCGCACGAGAAAATTCTCAGACCGCGACGACAGTGATCGCCGCCGACATGGCGCTAGGCATTATATGGTTTGCCGGTCCGGCGAATCGCGCTTTCGCCGGCGAGTTTTCACGACTGATCGAGTTAGCTCGACAAGAGCGCGGCTACGCGGTCATGTTCGCCGCGCCGGCGGCACTCAAGCAGGGCGTAGAAGTTTGGGGGCCGACGCCGCCGGCGTTCGCGCTGATGCGCGAAATCAAACAGAAGTTCGACCCGCAGACAATTCTCAATCCAGGACGATTCGTCGCTGGTCTTTAG
- a CDS encoding 4Fe-4S dicluster domain-containing protein has product MEPGDKPAIASLDLAELHQCVHCGLCLNQCPTYRATGLEPESPRGRIHLVQAAADGRIELSERFKEHIYLCLLCRACESACPSGVQYGRIAETAREHIGPPGSPMAQAILHFVFTQLLPFPNRLKLAFALLRLYQRSGLQKLLRPLLPQKLRDMDAMLPAMAKKFFQPEANVLPAIGPRRARVAMLNGCVMPLMFGEVNAATVRVLRLNGCEVIFPMRQICCGALNTHNGENVAAKQMARRNIDAFLEAEVDAIVVNAAGCGAAMKEYDYLLRDDAEYAEKAKRFSNLVKDAGEFLADLGLVGAMTPVNMTVTYQDPCHLAHGQKIRRQPRQLLQAIPGVKLVEMEGSDRCCGSAGIYNITHPVMSQHLLKEKMQSVSATHTDAVVAPNPGCMLQLRYGAQTYGPNVTVYHLMDLLDRAYGDDDAETK; this is encoded by the coding sequence ATCGAGCCTGGCGACAAGCCGGCGATCGCGAGTCTCGATCTCGCCGAACTGCACCAGTGCGTTCACTGCGGCTTGTGTTTAAATCAGTGTCCGACCTACCGCGCCACCGGTCTCGAACCGGAATCGCCGCGCGGTAGAATTCATTTGGTCCAAGCCGCCGCCGATGGACGCATCGAACTTAGCGAACGCTTCAAAGAACATATTTATCTCTGCCTGCTCTGCCGCGCCTGCGAGAGCGCCTGTCCGTCCGGCGTGCAATATGGCCGCATCGCTGAAACCGCCCGCGAGCATATCGGCCCGCCGGGCTCGCCCATGGCGCAAGCGATATTGCATTTCGTCTTCACCCAGCTGTTGCCTTTTCCCAACCGTCTCAAGCTCGCCTTCGCACTCCTGCGTTTGTACCAGCGCAGCGGACTGCAAAAACTCCTGCGTCCGTTACTGCCACAGAAACTGCGCGACATGGACGCCATGCTGCCGGCGATGGCGAAAAAGTTTTTTCAGCCTGAAGCGAATGTTCTGCCGGCCATCGGCCCGCGCCGCGCCCGGGTCGCCATGCTCAACGGCTGCGTCATGCCGCTGATGTTCGGCGAAGTGAATGCCGCCACCGTGCGCGTGCTGCGGCTTAACGGTTGCGAAGTGATCTTTCCCATGCGGCAAATCTGTTGCGGCGCGCTCAACACGCACAACGGCGAGAACGTGGCGGCAAAGCAAATGGCGCGCCGCAACATCGACGCCTTCCTCGAAGCGGAAGTGGACGCCATTGTCGTCAACGCAGCCGGTTGCGGCGCGGCGATGAAGGAATACGACTACCTGCTGCGTGACGACGCCGAGTATGCCGAAAAAGCGAAACGCTTTAGCAACTTGGTCAAAGACGCCGGCGAATTTCTCGCCGACCTCGGCCTGGTCGGCGCAATGACGCCAGTGAATATGACCGTCACCTATCAAGATCCTTGCCATCTCGCGCACGGACAAAAAATTCGCCGCCAGCCGCGCCAACTCTTGCAAGCGATTCCCGGTGTGAAGCTGGTCGAGATGGAAGGTTCCGACCGCTGCTGCGGCAGCGCCGGGATTTACAACATTACGCATCCAGTTATGTCGCAGCATCTGCTCAAGGAAAAAATGCAGTCCGTCAGCGCGACGCATACCGACGCCGTGGTCGCGCCCAATCCCGGCTGCATGTTGCAGCTGCGCTACGGCGCGCAAACCTACGGCCCCAACGTTACCGTCTACCATTTAATGGACTTGCTCGATCGCGCCTACGGCGACGACGACGCCGAGACGAAATGA
- a CDS encoding FAD-binding protein: MDRRQLIAELRVIVGERHVLTEKEDVIVYEQDGSIFQVMPEIVVVPANVDEVSAIIKAARSASVPIVPRGSGTGLAGGAVAAEGGIILSLARLNRILRIDLENRIAIVEPGVINLDISKAVSKEGFFYAPDPSSQAACSIGGNVANNSGGPHTLAYGVTTNHVLGVEVVLDHGEIVWLGGEVTDTPGYDLCGVFVGSEGTMGIVTKIIVKLMQMRESVRTALAVFDDMDDATKTIVDITAAGIIPAALEIMDRTTIEAVERGAPVGLPRDAAAVLIVEVEGLNEQTERAIELAAEICQANHARQVKIAKDDGERQALWKARKGAFGAMGTLAPNYYVQDGVVPRSQLPEMMRRIAAISKEFNLPIANVFHAGDGNLHPNILFDMRHPGALDRVIAAGAATLRACIELGGSITGEHGVGLEKKAYIGLLFNEADLEAMTRVRQVFDPDGRFNPAKLFPTPASCGEVRLEPAKIAAGMWI; the protein is encoded by the coding sequence ATGGACAGGCGCCAACTCATAGCCGAACTGCGTGTCATCGTCGGCGAGCGGCATGTTTTAACCGAGAAAGAAGACGTGATCGTCTACGAACAGGACGGTTCGATCTTTCAAGTCATGCCGGAGATCGTCGTCGTGCCGGCAAACGTCGATGAAGTCTCAGCCATCATCAAAGCGGCGCGCAGCGCGAGCGTGCCAATAGTCCCGCGCGGCTCGGGCACCGGCCTGGCCGGCGGCGCGGTGGCGGCCGAAGGCGGCATCATCCTTTCACTGGCGCGCTTGAATCGCATCTTGCGAATCGATCTGGAAAACCGCATCGCCATCGTCGAGCCCGGTGTGATCAATCTCGACATCAGCAAAGCCGTCAGCAAAGAGGGATTTTTCTACGCCCCCGATCCGAGCAGCCAAGCCGCCTGCTCTATCGGCGGCAACGTCGCGAATAACTCCGGCGGCCCGCACACGTTGGCTTACGGCGTGACGACTAATCATGTGCTCGGCGTCGAAGTGGTTCTCGACCACGGGGAAATCGTCTGGCTCGGCGGCGAAGTCACCGACACGCCGGGTTACGATCTGTGCGGCGTCTTTGTCGGCAGCGAAGGAACCATGGGCATCGTCACAAAGATCATAGTAAAACTCATGCAAATGCGCGAATCGGTGCGCACTGCATTGGCGGTCTTCGATGACATGGACGATGCGACCAAGACGATTGTCGACATCACGGCGGCGGGAATCATACCGGCGGCGCTGGAAATCATGGACCGCACGACCATTGAAGCGGTGGAGCGAGGCGCGCCGGTCGGTCTGCCGCGCGACGCCGCCGCGGTCTTGATCGTCGAAGTCGAAGGGCTGAATGAACAGACCGAGCGCGCCATCGAGCTCGCGGCGGAAATTTGCCAAGCCAACCACGCGCGCCAAGTGAAAATCGCCAAGGACGACGGTGAGCGACAAGCGCTGTGGAAAGCGCGCAAAGGCGCCTTCGGCGCCATGGGCACGTTGGCACCCAACTATTATGTCCAAGACGGCGTCGTGCCGCGCAGCCAATTACCGGAAATGATGCGCCGCATCGCCGCCATCAGTAAAGAATTTAACTTACCCATCGCCAATGTGTTTCACGCCGGCGACGGCAATCTCCATCCGAATATCTTGTTCGACATGCGTCATCCCGGCGCGCTCGATCGGGTCATCGCCGCCGGCGCGGCAACGTTGCGCGCCTGCATCGAACTCGGCGGCAGCATCACCGGCGAACATGGCGTCGGCTTGGAAAAGAAGGCTTACATCGGACTGTTATTTAATGAGGCGGATCTCGAAGCGATGACGCGGGTGCGCCAAGTTTTCGATCCCGACGGCCGTTTCAATCCGGCAAAATTATTTCCCACGCCGGCGAGCTGCGGTGAAGTGCGGCTCGAGCCGGCGAAAATTGCCGCGGGAATGTGGATCTAA
- a CDS encoding C4-dicarboxylate ABC transporter, with the protein MAEEVKVEALETKKVSRRNILKAAMAASGAAMLGFPMIAKGQSGPISMRWQSTWPLKDIFHEFAQDFAKKVNDMTGGDLKIEVLPAGAVVPAFGLLDAVSKGTLDGGHGVLSYHYGKQNALALWGSGPAYGMDANILLSWHKYGGGKELLNKLYASIGANVVSFPYGPMPTQPLGWYKKPVTKVDDFKGMKFRTVGISIDLFQGMGAAVNALPGGEIVPAMDRGLLDAAEFNNASSDRALGFADVSKVCMLQSYHQNAEQFEIMFNKTKYDALPEKMKAIIAYAVDAASADMLWKAIDRYSKDYIELQSKEKVRFFKTPDSVLQKQLVVYDQVEAKKAAENPMFKEITDSQRQFAERTVKWDLDTNVQRRMAYDHYFKPAAKRPAPAKKS; encoded by the coding sequence ATGGCGGAAGAAGTAAAAGTTGAAGCGTTGGAGACCAAGAAAGTTTCTCGGCGCAACATTCTCAAGGCGGCGATGGCGGCCAGCGGGGCGGCGATGTTGGGCTTTCCGATGATCGCAAAAGGGCAGTCGGGGCCGATCAGCATGCGCTGGCAGAGCACCTGGCCGTTGAAAGATATTTTCCATGAGTTCGCCCAGGACTTCGCCAAGAAGGTCAACGACATGACCGGCGGCGATTTGAAGATCGAAGTTCTCCCCGCTGGCGCTGTGGTTCCAGCCTTTGGTCTGCTCGACGCGGTTTCGAAAGGAACACTAGATGGCGGTCACGGAGTGCTTTCTTATCATTATGGCAAGCAGAATGCGCTGGCGCTTTGGGGATCGGGCCCCGCGTATGGAATGGACGCCAATATCCTGCTCTCCTGGCATAAGTACGGTGGCGGTAAGGAGTTGCTCAACAAGCTTTACGCTTCAATCGGCGCCAACGTGGTTTCTTTTCCCTATGGCCCAATGCCCACCCAACCGCTCGGCTGGTACAAAAAGCCGGTTACGAAAGTGGATGATTTCAAGGGTATGAAGTTCCGCACCGTCGGCATCTCCATCGATTTGTTTCAAGGCATGGGCGCCGCGGTAAACGCGCTACCCGGTGGTGAAATCGTTCCCGCCATGGACCGCGGACTGCTTGATGCCGCCGAGTTCAACAACGCGTCATCGGACCGCGCGCTCGGCTTCGCCGATGTTTCTAAGGTCTGCATGCTGCAGAGCTACCATCAGAATGCCGAGCAGTTCGAAATCATGTTCAACAAGACTAAGTATGATGCGCTGCCGGAAAAGATGAAGGCGATCATCGCCTACGCGGTCGATGCCGCGTCCGCCGACATGCTGTGGAAGGCTATCGACCGCTACTCGAAGGACTACATCGAGCTCCAGTCTAAAGAGAAGGTGAGGTTCTTTAAGACGCCGGATTCGGTGCTGCAAAAGCAGCTCGTGGTGTACGACCAAGTTGAGGCGAAGAAGGCGGCCGAGAATCCAATGTTCAAAGAGATCACCGACTCGCAGCGGCAATTCGCCGAGCGGACGGTTAAATGGGATCTCGACACCAACGTGCAACGGCGCATGGCTTATGACCACTACTTTAAACCAGCTGCCAAGCGCCCAGCGCCAGCGAAAAAGAGTTAG
- a CDS encoding TRAP transporter small permease subunit, producing MNAQPLLRIVDQISYWTGKAFAWLILGLTLVVSVEVFKRYILNAPTSWIFDLNNMLYGTLFMMCGAYTLALAGHVRADFVYIYLKPRAQASLDLLLYFLFFMPGILGLVYAGYGYAADSWRIAEHSNVTAEGPPIYYFKTVIPVAGAFIMLQGFAEIFRCIVCIRTGAWPARLNDVEEIDVIETQLSHSQFIDEESRLATMRSAHAIDAAARHRSAMDMDEEEKKP from the coding sequence ATGAACGCTCAACCGCTGCTCCGAATAGTCGACCAGATCAGTTACTGGACCGGCAAAGCGTTTGCCTGGCTGATCTTGGGCTTGACCCTGGTGGTGTCCGTCGAGGTGTTCAAGCGCTACATCTTGAACGCGCCGACTTCATGGATCTTCGATCTGAACAATATGCTCTACGGCACGCTGTTCATGATGTGCGGTGCTTACACTTTGGCGCTGGCCGGCCATGTGCGCGCCGACTTTGTTTATATCTATCTAAAGCCGCGCGCCCAGGCGTCCCTCGATCTATTATTATATTTTCTGTTCTTCATGCCGGGCATTTTAGGACTGGTCTACGCCGGCTATGGATACGCCGCCGACTCCTGGCGCATTGCCGAGCATTCCAACGTGACGGCGGAAGGGCCGCCGATTTATTATTTTAAGACCGTCATTCCCGTTGCCGGAGCTTTCATCATGTTGCAAGGCTTCGCTGAAATCTTTCGTTGCATCGTGTGTATTCGCACCGGTGCTTGGCCGGCGCGTTTGAACGACGTCGAAGAGATCGACGTCATCGAGACCCAACTCTCGCACAGCCAATTTATCGACGAGGAATCGCGTTTGGCAACCATGCGTTCGGCCCACGCCATCGACGCCGCGGCGCGTCATCGCAGCGCCATGGACATGGATGAGGAAGAGAAAAAGCCATGA
- a CDS encoding TRAP transporter large permease subunit has protein sequence MSDPLLGLTMLGLVVVAIMMGFPTAFTLMGLGMIFGYVAFWDPAHHWWQNRIFDLMVQRTYGVMTNDTLLSVPLFVFMGYIMERAALVDRMFHSVQLAFRRVPASLAVTTLLVCAFWGIASGIVGAVVVLMGVIAMRPMLNAGYDVRLASGAITAGGTLGILIPPSVMLIVYAAVAGQSIVKLYAAAMIPGFFLTFLYLVYILGWAMINPKIAPKLSPDQYRVAVPEWLKPLENGPTKRVFGGIVSLLFRPEQVRGVMRPDGKPVTYGYIVNNFLALMVPLALTVGTYAGTWWYVVIHSAPVAATATVEKPQPPQSAAPAQSDKTQELDGTDEKPQELGNVETKPQELGSAETIVEPTEPARPADAPPQEMNSITEPAAAGNVGKVPEQFYTWFWALVGLSTLLLIYYYWRMDGEQFEILKEMTIAVVPLGVLTIVVLVVILLGICTATESAAIGALGALYLAVMVKYPRSCGWWSLLGAAIGIALGLQRGDIATLIVSGSLGATFVGTGIPLAIALPKSPELRRNLQEATFLTAKTTAMVCWLFIGSALFSGVFALHGGQGLIERWVLSLNLSPLGFQLVAQAIIFILGWPLEWTEIIVIFCPIFIPLLSHFNVDPILFGTMVAVNLQAAFLSPPVAMSAFYLKGVAPKHVTLNQIFAGMMPYMIIVCLCLVCMYIWPGMTLWLPEFLYGN, from the coding sequence ATGAGCGATCCGCTCCTCGGTTTGACCATGCTCGGGCTCGTCGTGGTGGCGATCATGATGGGCTTTCCCACTGCGTTCACACTCATGGGCTTGGGCATGATCTTCGGCTACGTCGCTTTTTGGGATCCCGCCCATCACTGGTGGCAGAATCGCATCTTCGATCTGATGGTGCAGCGCACCTATGGCGTCATGACCAACGACACGCTTTTGTCGGTGCCGTTGTTCGTCTTCATGGGCTACATCATGGAGCGCGCCGCGCTGGTGGACCGCATGTTTCATAGCGTGCAGTTGGCGTTTCGCCGGGTGCCGGCGTCGCTTGCGGTTACTACATTACTTGTCTGCGCTTTCTGGGGCATCGCTTCCGGCATCGTCGGCGCGGTCGTTGTGCTGATGGGTGTCATCGCAATGCGTCCTATGCTCAATGCCGGCTATGATGTTCGTTTAGCATCCGGCGCGATTACCGCCGGCGGAACGCTCGGTATTCTCATTCCACCATCGGTCATGCTCATCGTTTATGCCGCCGTTGCCGGACAGTCTATCGTTAAACTCTACGCCGCGGCGATGATTCCCGGTTTCTTCCTGACTTTTCTTTATCTAGTTTACATTCTCGGCTGGGCGATGATTAATCCAAAGATCGCGCCCAAGCTGTCGCCGGATCAATACCGGGTTGCGGTTCCAGAATGGTTGAAACCGCTTGAAAACGGACCGACCAAGCGCGTGTTCGGCGGTATTGTCTCGTTGCTGTTCCGCCCAGAACAAGTGCGCGGAGTGATGCGCCCCGATGGCAAGCCTGTCACCTACGGGTATATCGTCAACAACTTTCTTGCTCTGATGGTGCCGCTAGCGCTCACCGTCGGAACTTACGCTGGCACTTGGTGGTATGTGGTAATTCACAGTGCGCCGGTGGCAGCGACGGCAACTGTTGAAAAGCCACAGCCACCGCAATCAGCGGCACCAGCGCAGTCCGACAAAACGCAGGAGCTTGACGGCACCGACGAGAAGCCGCAAGAGTTGGGCAACGTCGAAACTAAACCACAGGAACTCGGATCGGCGGAGACCATAGTCGAGCCGACCGAGCCGGCACGTCCAGCCGATGCGCCGCCGCAAGAGATGAATTCCATAACCGAGCCGGCGGCAGCGGGGAACGTCGGCAAAGTGCCGGAGCAATTTTACACTTGGTTTTGGGCGCTGGTCGGGCTCTCGACGCTGCTGCTGATCTATTACTACTGGCGCATGGACGGTGAGCAGTTCGAGATACTCAAAGAAATGACCATCGCCGTGGTGCCGCTGGGTGTGCTGACCATCGTCGTGTTGGTGGTGATTCTCTTGGGGATATGTACCGCCACCGAGTCGGCGGCGATCGGTGCATTGGGCGCGCTCTATCTCGCGGTCATGGTAAAATATCCGCGCAGCTGTGGATGGTGGAGTTTGCTCGGCGCTGCGATTGGCATTGCCCTCGGCTTGCAGCGCGGCGACATCGCTACTCTGATCGTTTCCGGATCGTTAGGCGCGACGTTCGTCGGCACAGGCATTCCGCTCGCCATCGCATTGCCGAAGTCACCAGAGCTCCGGCGCAATCTTCAGGAAGCGACATTTCTCACCGCCAAGACCACGGCGATGGTTTGTTGGCTATTCATTGGCTCGGCGTTGTTCTCCGGCGTCTTCGCTTTGCACGGCGGTCAAGGACTCATTGAACGCTGGGTCTTGAGCTTGAATCTTTCACCGTTGGGTTTTCAGCTGGTCGCCCAAGCGATCATTTTTATTCTCGGCTGGCCGCTTGAATGGACCGAGATCATCGTGATTTTCTGTCCGATCTTTATTCCGCTGCTCAGCCATTTCAACGTGGATCCGATTCTCTTCGGCACCATGGTCGCGGTCAATCTGCAGGCGGCGTTCCTATCGCCGCCGGTGGCGATGTCGGCGTTCTATCTGAAAGGCGTGGCGCCCAAACATGTCACCCTCAATCAGATCTTCGCCGGCATGATGCCCTATATGATCA